Proteins from a single region of Pseudopedobacter saltans DSM 12145:
- a CDS encoding SDR family NAD(P)-dependent oxidoreductase — protein sequence MTKPKVLITGASSGLGLALAKRLNQDYCLILHASKEENIKELREGNYVLAADFSNPDELNEFCKKLKKDHGDDLFAVINNAGITIDKPLVFQPERDIDKMLMVNLKAPIMITKTVIKLFGLKKRGVVIQMSSCVAETGNAFQSVYSAAKAGLIAFTKSIAKEVANLYDNHRIRVLSVSPGFIETPMTDAVPQTEKEKYLTMIPAQRFGKPEEVAETIAFLLSEKASYINGSNIDINGGLF from the coding sequence TTGACGAAACCAAAAGTATTAATAACAGGTGCTAGTTCTGGGCTGGGATTGGCGCTAGCTAAAAGGCTAAATCAAGACTATTGCCTGATATTACACGCTTCTAAAGAAGAAAATATAAAAGAACTCAGAGAAGGAAATTATGTACTGGCTGCTGATTTTTCGAATCCTGATGAACTCAACGAGTTTTGCAAGAAATTAAAGAAAGATCATGGAGATGATTTATTTGCAGTTATTAATAATGCAGGTATCACTATAGATAAACCGCTGGTTTTTCAACCGGAAAGAGATATAGATAAAATGTTGATGGTTAATCTAAAAGCACCCATTATGATAACTAAAACAGTTATCAAACTTTTTGGTCTCAAGAAAAGAGGGGTTGTTATTCAAATGAGTTCTTGTGTTGCCGAGACAGGAAATGCATTTCAGTCGGTATATTCTGCTGCAAAAGCAGGCTTGATAGCCTTTACAAAATCTATTGCGAAAGAAGTTGCTAATCTATACGATAATCACCGGATAAGAGTGTTGAGTGTGTCTCCGGGATTTATTGAAACACCCATGACAGATGCAGTGCCCCAAACAGAAAAGGAAAAATATCTCACAATGATTCCTGCTCAACGTTTTGGAAAACCAGAGGAAGTAGCAGAAACTATAGCTTTTCTTTTGTCAGAAAAAGCTTCTTATATAAACGGGAGTAATATTGATATTAACGGTGGACTTTTTTAA
- a CDS encoding Maf family protein: protein MQKIYLASKSPRRQELLKLMGLEYTLYIKEIDESYPESLKVSEVAEYISKKKANAFPVSKEGIILTADTIVVVDNEILGKPIDFDDAFAMIKRLSGRKHEVITGVTIVSKEKQISFSDVTEVYFREISDAEITYYIENYKPFDKAGAYGIQEWIGVAAITKIKGSYTNVVGLPTEKLYRELKQFGFSL, encoded by the coding sequence ATGCAAAAAATATATTTAGCGTCGAAATCACCAAGAAGGCAGGAATTATTGAAGTTAATGGGGTTGGAATATACCCTTTATATTAAAGAGATTGACGAAAGTTATCCAGAATCACTTAAAGTAAGCGAAGTAGCTGAATATATTTCTAAAAAGAAAGCCAATGCATTTCCCGTATCTAAAGAAGGAATTATTTTAACTGCGGATACCATTGTTGTTGTAGATAATGAGATTTTAGGTAAACCAATAGATTTTGATGACGCATTTGCTATGATAAAAAGGCTTTCAGGAAGGAAGCATGAAGTTATTACCGGAGTAACTATCGTATCCAAAGAAAAGCAAATCTCCTTTAGCGATGTTACTGAAGTTTATTTCAGAGAAATTAGCGATGCAGAAATTACCTATTATATAGAAAATTATAAACCGTTTGATAAAGCAGGAGCTTATGGTATTCAGGAATGGATTGGCGTTGCAGCGATTACAAAAATAAAAGGCTCTTACACAAATGTAGTTGGTTTGCCTACCGAGAAATTGTACAGGGAGCTTAAACAATTTGGTTTCAGTTTATAA